The genomic region gtgatctatactgttccggaAAATAaacgttattttaaaagcatgggaaccggttgttacggctttctagttgtgatgaaggagagtcggaccaaactgcagcgtgtcgattgcgatccatgtttatttaaacaaacgtaaacacgactaaacacgaacactacaaaacaataaacgaaaaccgaaaacagcctatacttgtgcaaactaacagagagtacacataggacaatcacccacgacaaactcaaagaatatggctgcctaaatctggttcccaatcagagacaacgataagcacctgcctctaattgagaaccactccagacagccatagaccttgctagataaccccactagctacaatcccaaaaacatacacaccaaaaccccaagacaaaacacaccacaatacaaaaactccatgccacaccctggcctgacccaatacatgaagaaaaacacaaaatacttagaccagggcgtgacagaacccccccccccctaaggtgcggactcccgaacgcacctcaaaacaatagggagggtccgggtgggcggctccggcgcgggacgtggaacccactcagttaatgtcttagtcccctctcctcgcgtccctggatagaccaccctcgccgccgaccatggcctagtagtcctcacccagaaccccactggactgaggagcagatcgggactgaaggacagctcgggagtgagagaaagctcgggagtgagagaaagctcaggagtgagagaaagctcaggagtgagagaaagctcaggagtgagaaaaagctcaggagtgagaaaaagctcaggagtgagaaaaagctcaggcaggtagatagatctacTGGCTGgttggtggtttcagcagatcctggctgactggcagatccaggctgactggcagatccaggctgactggcagatctggaagatcctggttgactggcagatctggaagagtctggctgactggcagatctggaagagtctggctgactggcagatctggaagagtctggctgactggcagatctggaagagtctggctgactggcagatctggaagagtctggttgactggcagatctggaagagtctggttgactggcagatctggaagagtctggttgactggcagatctggaagagtctggttgactggcagatctggaagagtctggctgactggcagatctggaagagtctggttgactggcagatctggaagagtctggttgactggcagatctggaagagtctggctgactggtggatcctggctgactggtggatctaactgatcctgacagactggtgacgctgggcagactggtgacgctgggcagactggcggcgctgggcagactggcgacgctgggcagattggcgacgctgggcagactggcgacgctgggcagactggcggcgctgggcagactggcggctccttgcagactgaccgctccttgcagactggcagctctggctgctctatgcagactgacagctctggctgcttcatgcagactgacagctctggctgctccatgtagactggctgcttcatgcagactggcagctcgggctgcttcatgtagactggcagctcgggctgcttcatgtagactgacagctctggctgctccatgcagactgacagctctggctgctccatgcagactgacagctctggctgctccatgcagactgacagctctggctgctccatgcagactgacagctctggctgctccatgcagactgacatctctggctgctccatgcagactggcagctccttgcagacagacagctctggctgcttcatgcagactgacagctctggctgctccatgcaggctggcagctctgtctgtgctgaacaggcgggagactccggcagcgcaggagaggagagaggctctggctgcgctgaacaggcgggagactccagcagcgctgtagaggagagaggctctggcagcgctgaacaggcgggagactccagcagcgcaggagaggagaaaagtgctggctgcgctaaacaggcgggagactccagcagcgcaggagaggagaaaagcgctggctgcgctgaacaggcgaggcacactgaaggcctggtgcgtagtgctggaactggtggtactggatcgaggacgcgcacaggaagcctggtgtggggagctgctaccggaggactggagtgtggaggtggcacaggatgggctagaccgtgaaggcgtactggagatcttgagagcagtgttggcacaggacatgcaaggctagggatgtgcacaggaggcctggtgcgtgaggctggcaccaacttcaccagccgactaacacgcacctcaggacgagtatggagcgctaacccaggtgccatcaaatccccgacacattccgtcgggcgaattccatgcaaaaagcaccaacacagcaactccctcatttctctctcctccaatttccccattaactccttcacagtctctgtttcgctcacctccaacaccggctctggttctggtctcctcctaggctcctcacgataaatagggagagttggctcaggtctatctcctgactcagccactctccctctgagcccccccccccccccaatacatttcttggggtgactttcgggtttcgctctgcgccgccgtgtctgtttctccaactccattcgcctatagccctcttcgcactgctctagcgaatcccaggcgggctcaggcactctctctgggtcggccgcccacctgtctatttcatcccacgtcgtatactccatgcttctGCTGTCCATAACCTCCTCATAACACcgctgttgctgcctttgttgACTCTCCTCTTttggctgctcctgcctgttgacacgccgcttggtccgttggtggtgggtgattctgttacggctttctagttgtgatgaaggagagtcagaccaaactgcagcgtgtcgattgcgatccatgtttatttaaacaaacgtaaacacgactaaacacgaacactacaaaacaataaacgaaaaccgaaaacagcctatacttgtgcaaactaacagagagtacacataggacagataggacaatcacccacgacaaactcaaagaatatggctgcctaaatctggttcccaatcagagacaacgataagcacctgcctctaattgagaaccactccagacagccatagaccttgctagataaccccactagctacaatcccaaaaacatacacaccaaaaccccaagacaaaacacaccacaatacaaaaactccatgccacaccctggcctgacccaatacatgaagaaaaacacaaaatacttagaccagggcgtgacaccggtTCATATTTTTTCAGTCTACAAAAATCGTAACAAAGGCcatatgcaaagccctcactcgCTGTCACTCAGAAACTTATTGCAGCGTTTGCCTGCCAGCTGGAAATCTTTGTCAatgggtgtgcatgtgtgtgtaagctgcctgcccctcccctctgaagcataggctactgtagcctactgatgaTATTGCAAGCGTtattcagaaattagggagagattTAAAAGAATGGATTCACTTTTTCAAtcctagttaaggatactatagttaccacgtttcacattggatttattaactacaaaaaggtaagacaTGTTTTTAATTCTAATGCTGCTCTGCACACAAAgcttgttagctagttagctaaaccAACTcggaagttcaaagacattcaaagttcctccatagaagcctCTCCTCCGTAGATGTAATtttgtgggcctaattcagataatgcatttCATAACAAAAtgcttcctccatcctctctcgctCACCTGCAACATTTCTGTTACATTTTGCTCCCTACACTGTGACTAGcagcacagtgtgtgtttgtctttcattTATGATTAACACAATGATGTTATGGCAAAATACAATTTCTCTTAACAACTTTCCTGTACAGATTAAATCACTTATCCGATCCATTGCAAGCTGTTCTAtctgcactgattggtgaagtcatTTAATGTTGAGTTAAATGTAAACAAAATATTgatttcagaggtttaaaaaaGAACAGACAGGAACGAACTGATTGGTGAAGTCATTTAATGTTGAGTTAAATGTAAACAAAATATTgatttcagaggtttaaaaaaGAACAGACAGGAACAAACTAAATAAACTGTTACATTTTGGGGGTTTGAAccagttcagaactttattttgctggtcggaGTGGACAGTGGAACTGATCTAAAAAAACAAATTGTTCTGAAACGATTGTaaaataattttggttccaacccctgaagaacagggggggggggggctgaagggAACTTCAGTCTCCACATGTAGGAGTAAATTGCACAAAAATACACCAACTGACCACAGAGAGCACAAAGCCACTATTATGGAGGAGTAGAAAAATAATACTTTTGCATAAACACATGTGCATGGCTGCTgagaaaataaacaaaacaaataaatgaTCTGCAGAGGGATACttcaggagggagaggagaggggaagagtggagaggagaatggaggagaggagaagaggagaagaggagaggcgatGGGAGGAGACAAAAAGAAAGGAGAGGATACTTTTATCTAATATTTGTTAGCCATATTTGAACTTACTGTGAAAAGTTATTCTAATACAATTGGCCATGCATTTTCAAATCATGTACTCAAAGTGTGtactcctgccatccaggaagcACTACAGACTCCCCCAGGGCAAACTGGTCAGGTACAAAAACAAATTGTTGCCATATGAACAAATAAGGAGGACAATTAGGGGTATGGGGATGGACTCACTCATATGGGAACGTGcaataatgaaaatgtgaaatgTAACTAACAGTGCAATTTGAAAGGGACGCACAACGTTCATCATGGATATACAGGGTTGAGCAATAACAGAGTGCGCAATGTTCAGGGACTGTGTAATATGCAATAAGTTTGGGGGGGGTCAATTATACTTTTTATATCGCAGTGCATTTTCTTATACAAATATCTGTGAAAATCTGACTGGGATGTTTCTTCCAAAGATCAACAATGTTCATGAGTCAAGAAGAAACAACTTAGAGGGGctgaacaaaacacacacagtttATTTGAGGTAACGGAATGAGAAGAACATGCACACCACATCACTATatcaatctccctccctcccttctctctcttacacacacacacacacacacacacacacacacacacacacacacacacacacacacacacacacacacacacacacacacacacacacacacacacacacacacacacacacacacagcactatgCCTTATCAGGCTTCAAAACTATCATTTGGCCGTTCTTCCTTGTAAATGTGATAATTATACACTTCCAGCATCACAGAACAGTAGGAATACACAAACCCATTCAGCTGGAAAACACAAACCCCATAGGAATTCCCAAACACCATTCGGCTGTTTAGCATAGCGTGACATTACAGAGGATTGTCAAATAGCACATATAGGTGTGATTGTGCGTGTGTCTCCGTGCCTGCTTGTTTTTGTATGTATGCATGCTTCGGTGTatgcctctgtgtgtgttgtgtgttcatccacatgaagaaaaaaatggtttactatagaatactacagtacttactatataattgtataaataactacagtatactgtagaatactatgctacacactgtagtatcttTCGAACATGGTCATtatggatgttgtttcaaagcctaacatcTCGAAATGGACAaagctttctaaggtgatgattaattcaaaacCCCCATAGGCATATTATAGCATATGCATAGGCTGATATATGAGCCCAAGCCCGAAAAAAACAACCtgaattcaaataatgattgtgaCATTATACAATACGTAGCCTACTGCATATTACTCACCAcagaaaaacatttgaaaaaactGATTTAAAATGTCTTTAGTACATTGTTGGtctagtgtcacgttctgaccatagttcttatgtgttttctttgttttagtgttggtcaggacgtgagctgagtgggcattctatgttgtgtgtctagttttccggtttctatgtttggcctgatatggttctcaatcagaggcaggtgttagtcattgtctctgattgggaaccatatttaggtagcctgttttgtgttgggtttttgtgggtggttgtcttctgtcttcgtgtgtctgcaccagacagaactgtttagtttttttcacatttgttgttttgtattttgtagtgttcacctttactgtctttattaaacatgatgaacactaaccacgctgcgctttgggcctctccttcgtccacagaagaaagccgttacagaacaacccaccaaccaaggaccaagcggcgtggtaacaggcagcggcagcaggagcagcgcaagaaggaggaatggacatgggaggacgagttggacggaaaaggaccctgggcagagccaggggaatatcgccgggGCGGCGAGCTggaaagcagagctggaggcagcgaaagcagagaggcggcattacgaGGAGCTGGCgcggcagcgcggctggaagcccgagaggcagccccaaaaatttagtggggggaggcacagggagagtgtggcagagtcaggagtcagacctgagccagcTGTCTCTCAGTCCTTTggctacaggtgctcccgcctgtccagcgctgctagcGCCttccgtctgtccagagctgctagagtctcccgtctgtccagagctgctagagtctcccgtctgtccagagctgctagagtctcccgtctgtccagagctgctagagtctcccgtctgtccagagctgctagagtctcccgtctgtccagagctgctagagtctcccgtctgtccagagctgctagagtctcccgtctgtccagagctgctagagtctcccgtctgtccagagctgctagagtctcccgtctgtccagagctgctagagtctcccgtctgtccagagctgctagagtctcccgtctgtccagagctgctagagtctcccgtctgtccagagctgctagagtctctcgcctgtccagagctgctagagtctcccgcctgtccagagctgctagagtcagtctgtcttgagccaccagtcagcatggagccgccagagccgccagtcagcatggagccgccagagccgccagtcagcatggagccgcaagagcagtcagccagccaggagccgccagagccgtcaaccagccaggagccgccagagccgtcaaccagccaggagccgccagagccgtcaaccagccaggagccgccagagccgtcaaccagccaggagccgccagatccgtcaaccagcctgagctacccatcagtcctgagctacccctcagtccggagctgcccctcagtctggAGGAATTTGTTAAGTCCAGAGGTGTCCCTCAGTCCTGTGGGCCTATTTATTAGGGTTCCCATGTCAGGGTCGGCGGCAggggtcgccgttcctaggaggaCACTAAAAGCagacaaagactatggtggagtggggtcaacgtcctgcgccagagccgcc from Oncorhynchus kisutch isolate 150728-3 linkage group LG5, Okis_V2, whole genome shotgun sequence harbors:
- the LOC116374105 gene encoding histone-lysine N-methyltransferase 2D-like, whose amino-acid sequence is MDMGGRVGRKRTLGRARGISPGRRAGKQSWRQRKQRGGITRSWRGSAAGSPRGSPKNLVGGGTGRVWQSQESDLSQLSLSPLATGAPACPALLAPSVCPELLESPVCPELLESPVCPELLESPVCPELLESPVCPELLESPVCPELLESPVCPELLESPVCPELLESPVCPELLESPVCPELLESPVCPELLESPVCPELLESPVCPELLESLACPELLESPACPELLESVCLEPPVSMEPPEPPVSMEPPEPPVSMEPQEQSASQEPPEPSTSQEPPEPSTSQEPPEPSTSQEPPEPSTSQEPPDPSTSLSYPSVLSYPSVRSCPSVWRNLLSPEVSLSPVGLFIRVPMSGSAAGVAVPRRTLKADKDYGGVGSTSCARAATADRCPPRPSPIGSVFAAGVRTLGEGGGGGGYCHILTIVILCFLCFSVGQDVS